In a genomic window of Paramicrobacterium chengjingii:
- a CDS encoding aminoglycoside 3'-phosphotransferase, which yields MSIPSAPVAVPPIVVSRARGDRVVPVWRNELGGLTFRAEPLEGAPRYIKWGPLQNETSMAAEAERLEWAVRYAAVPRVIEHGSDATHEWLVTAALTGESAVAPHWVARPAAAVVAVGRGLRALHETLPVGDCPFEWGVESRIANAAGRGIHLPESLRKAPDADKLVVCHGDACCPNTLIDGAGKWSGHVDLGALGVADRWADIAVASMSTEWNYGPGWEDALIDAYGVKPDRERIAYYRDLWNAT from the coding sequence CGCGCGGCGATCGCGTCGTGCCCGTGTGGCGCAACGAGCTCGGCGGGCTCACGTTTCGAGCCGAGCCGCTGGAGGGCGCGCCGCGGTACATCAAGTGGGGGCCCCTCCAGAACGAGACGTCGATGGCGGCCGAGGCCGAGCGGTTGGAGTGGGCCGTGCGCTACGCAGCCGTGCCGCGTGTCATTGAGCACGGTTCAGACGCGACGCACGAGTGGCTCGTCACTGCGGCGCTGACGGGGGAGAGCGCTGTCGCGCCACACTGGGTCGCCCGGCCCGCGGCAGCCGTCGTCGCCGTCGGCCGAGGGCTTCGCGCCCTGCACGAAACCCTTCCCGTCGGGGACTGCCCGTTTGAATGGGGAGTCGAGTCCCGCATCGCCAACGCGGCGGGTCGCGGCATCCACCTGCCTGAGTCGCTGAGAAAGGCGCCGGATGCCGACAAGCTCGTCGTCTGCCACGGCGACGCCTGCTGTCCCAATACGCTCATCGACGGCGCGGGCAAGTGGAGCGGCCACGTCGATCTCGGCGCCCTCGGTGTTGCAGACCGTTGGGCTGACATTGCCGTCGCGTCCATGAGCACAGAGTGGAACTACGGCCCCGGCTGGGAAGACGCGCTGATCGATGCATACGGGGTGAAACCGGACAGGGAGCGGATCGCCTACTACCGTGACCTCTGGAACGCGACCTGA
- a CDS encoding YceI family protein produces the protein MTENTLVHPQYIAGTWLLDPLHSKLEFSLKHLMISKVHGTFDVVEATVITAENPADSTIEATIDVSSVNTGQPDRDNHLRSGDFFKIDEFPTMTFRSTKVSNDGDDFTVDGELTLRGVTKPVTLVGEFGGVIDAQGQTKAGLTASTTINRTDFGVNWNAAIEAGGMTLGDKVAITLDLQFALQK, from the coding sequence ATGACTGAAAACACACTCGTTCATCCCCAGTACATTGCCGGCACGTGGCTGCTCGACCCGCTGCACTCCAAGTTGGAGTTCTCGCTGAAGCACCTCATGATCAGCAAAGTTCACGGCACCTTCGACGTCGTCGAGGCCACGGTTATCACCGCCGAGAACCCGGCAGACAGCACAATTGAGGCAACGATCGACGTGTCGAGCGTCAACACGGGCCAGCCTGACCGCGACAACCACCTGCGCTCAGGCGACTTCTTTAAAATCGATGAATTTCCGACCATGACCTTCCGTTCGACGAAGGTCTCGAATGACGGCGACGACTTCACCGTCGACGGTGAGCTGACTCTGCGCGGCGTCACCAAGCCCGTCACGTTGGTCGGCGAGTTTGGTGGAGTTATTGATGCTCAGGGTCAGACAAAGGCCGGCCTCACAGCATCGACGACAATCAACCGCACCGACTTCGGCGTCAACTGGAACGCGGCAATCGAGGCCGGCGGCATGACGCTCGGTGACAAAGTGGCGATCACGCTCGACCTGCAGTTCGCCCTGCAGAAGTAA
- a CDS encoding multicopper oxidase domain-containing protein: MRSVERRTWYIITNSVLGLWMLAAIAAVTAHRFLPHSTWLMVHVTMLGAVSTAILIWSQHFADTLTRRQAPGGRVSLGIRLGLHTLGAALVIAGILSDVMSVILAGAVIVAAAALTHATTMILQLRGALASRFGPLVQFYAVSALWLVVGVGIGFWMSQLSADDPLRGRLFVAHVAVNLLGWVGTTVLGTVILFWPTVLHARMRPTDGSRSPLVLTVSMFGIVVVLAGAAADAPPLVAAGAVLWLAALGLVLVEGVRQITDAARLSYAGLSIGAALCWLAVSVGFLAVGVGTSDGWATAVDRLAWIVQPFIAGFAVQIVLGALSYLLPVIMGRPNARKKCEAELDRAAVFRAATINIGIVAYLLPVPSVVKVLLSIVVLCVFIAFLVLAVRGVVVGLRERKAEPAPAADAQGVQLGVGAPPQKAKPRRALSGQLVTAASVILLAVAGGIAIDPSAAGINTLGGTEVAETGHTTTIDVSVDGMRFVPDVLEVPAGDRLVVELSNTGTDVHDITFANGVSSERLAPGDSETVDVGVISEDMQGWCSVTGHRAMGMELSVVAVGAAAEGAHDHGDAQDSDAGGAAADLDFTLSTDAGFVPYDAALDPAPAADVHEITMPVTETEVEVAPGVTQTLWMFDGTAPGPVLRGSVGDVFDVTLVNNGTMGHSIDFHAGTLAPDDPMRTIMPGESLEYTFTATRAGIWMYHCSTMPMSSHIANGMFGAVIIDPPDLAPVDHEFVMVQSEFYLGEEGGPVDPDAVATQLPDIVAFNGYANQYRDVPLEVKAGDTVRFWVLDAGPNVSTSFHVVGGQFHTVWKEGDYSLKDGGSTGVGGSQALALAPAQGGFVELTFPEAGNYSFVSHIMSDAEKGATGIVHVTE; the protein is encoded by the coding sequence ATGCGCAGCGTTGAGCGTCGCACCTGGTACATCATCACGAACTCGGTGCTCGGACTCTGGATGCTTGCAGCCATCGCCGCGGTCACGGCACACCGATTTCTGCCGCACAGCACGTGGCTCATGGTGCACGTGACGATGCTCGGTGCTGTGAGCACGGCGATCCTCATTTGGAGCCAGCACTTCGCCGACACGCTCACGCGCAGACAGGCTCCGGGCGGCCGGGTGAGCCTCGGCATCCGTCTCGGCCTGCATACGCTGGGTGCCGCGCTCGTCATCGCGGGAATTCTTTCAGACGTCATGTCGGTGATTCTTGCCGGTGCTGTGATCGTCGCCGCAGCAGCGCTCACCCATGCGACGACCATGATCCTGCAGCTGCGAGGTGCACTCGCGTCGCGGTTCGGACCGCTCGTGCAGTTCTACGCGGTGTCTGCGCTGTGGCTTGTCGTGGGCGTCGGGATCGGCTTCTGGATGTCACAGCTTTCTGCAGACGACCCCCTGCGCGGCCGACTTTTTGTCGCGCACGTCGCGGTGAATCTGCTCGGCTGGGTGGGGACGACGGTGCTGGGCACGGTGATCTTGTTCTGGCCCACCGTGCTGCACGCGCGCATGCGGCCAACGGACGGCAGCAGATCACCGCTGGTTCTCACGGTATCGATGTTTGGCATCGTTGTTGTGCTGGCTGGCGCTGCGGCAGATGCTCCGCCCCTCGTCGCGGCGGGTGCTGTGCTGTGGCTCGCCGCCCTCGGCCTCGTGCTCGTTGAGGGAGTACGACAGATCACGGATGCCGCTCGGCTGAGCTACGCCGGCCTGTCGATCGGGGCGGCACTGTGCTGGCTCGCCGTGTCTGTGGGGTTTCTCGCCGTCGGGGTGGGAACGTCCGACGGCTGGGCGACGGCTGTCGACAGACTCGCCTGGATCGTGCAGCCGTTCATCGCCGGGTTCGCCGTGCAGATCGTGCTTGGTGCACTCAGCTACCTTCTGCCGGTGATCATGGGCCGCCCGAATGCTCGCAAGAAGTGCGAAGCCGAGCTCGATCGCGCAGCGGTCTTTCGCGCGGCGACGATCAACATCGGCATCGTCGCCTATCTGCTGCCGGTGCCGAGCGTCGTGAAGGTGCTGCTGAGCATTGTCGTGCTCTGCGTGTTCATCGCGTTTCTCGTGCTTGCGGTGCGCGGTGTGGTCGTGGGGCTGCGCGAGCGCAAAGCAGAACCCGCGCCGGCGGCCGACGCGCAGGGCGTGCAGCTGGGCGTCGGAGCGCCGCCGCAGAAGGCGAAGCCGCGGCGTGCACTGAGCGGCCAGCTCGTCACGGCGGCATCCGTCATTCTTCTTGCCGTTGCGGGCGGAATTGCCATTGATCCGTCAGCGGCGGGCATCAACACGCTCGGCGGCACAGAGGTCGCCGAAACGGGACACACGACGACAATCGACGTGAGCGTCGACGGCATGCGCTTCGTGCCCGACGTGCTCGAGGTTCCCGCGGGAGATCGCCTCGTTGTCGAGCTCAGCAACACGGGCACCGACGTGCACGACATCACCTTCGCCAACGGCGTCAGCTCCGAGCGGCTTGCGCCCGGCGACAGCGAGACTGTCGATGTCGGTGTGATCTCCGAGGACATGCAGGGCTGGTGCTCGGTGACAGGCCACCGCGCCATGGGCATGGAGCTGAGCGTCGTCGCTGTGGGTGCTGCGGCAGAGGGCGCCCATGACCATGGTGACGCCCAGGACTCGGATGCCGGTGGCGCAGCCGCCGATCTCGACTTCACCCTGTCGACCGACGCGGGCTTCGTCCCCTACGACGCTGCGCTCGACCCCGCGCCCGCAGCCGACGTGCACGAGATCACGATGCCCGTCACCGAGACGGAGGTCGAGGTGGCTCCCGGCGTCACTCAGACGCTCTGGATGTTCGACGGCACAGCACCCGGCCCCGTGCTGCGTGGCTCGGTCGGTGACGTCTTCGACGTGACGCTCGTAAACAACGGCACCATGGGGCACTCCATCGATTTTCACGCGGGAACGCTCGCCCCCGACGATCCGATGCGCACCATCATGCCGGGCGAGAGTCTTGAGTATACGTTCACAGCAACGCGTGCCGGCATCTGGATGTACCACTGCTCGACCATGCCGATGTCGAGTCACATTGCGAACGGCATGTTCGGGGCGGTCATCATCGACCCACCCGACTTGGCACCCGTCGACCACGAGTTCGTGATGGTGCAGTCGGAGTTCTACCTGGGCGAGGAGGGCGGCCCTGTCGACCCGGATGCTGTCGCAACACAGCTCCCCGACATCGTCGCGTTCAACGGCTACGCCAACCAGTATCGCGACGTGCCCCTCGAGGTGAAGGCGGGCGACACCGTGCGGTTCTGGGTTTTGGACGCCGGGCCGAACGTCTCCACCTCGTTCCACGTTGTCGGTGGGCAGTTTCACACGGTGTGGAAAGAGGGCGACTATTCGCTGAAGGACGGCGGTTCTACGGGCGTCGGTGGCTCACAGGCGCTCGCTTTGGCGCCCGCGCAGGGAGGCTTCGTCGAGCTCACCTTCCCTGAGGCGGGCAACTACTCGTTTGTGTCGCACATCATGTCGGATGCTGAGAAGGGCGCGACTGGAATCGTCCACGTCACCGAGTGA